The Triticum aestivum cultivar Chinese Spring chromosome 4B, IWGSC CS RefSeq v2.1, whole genome shotgun sequence sequence TCAAGATGAATGAATGAATGGTCCAAAGAGATTGGGACCATGCATCTTCAAATTTCTCTTGAAAGAGACTACTAGCTAGGATAATTTGCCATGTACGTACTATTGAGCATCTGGATACGACCCAAACTGGTTCCAAAACGCATAATCGAAATCAAACGACCCCCCAACCTCTACTTGCACCTCCTTAAATAACGACGTAGCACCCTCAACTCCCTTCTCCTTAATTGTGCTCGGCTCGATCCAATGCACCGACTCACTACTCCAGCCGAATCATCCGTCCACTCGGCCTCGTAAATGCCTTCGCTCATCGACGGCCCGGGCTCGCTGCGGTCGCTGCTCCGGCCGGTCAGCGACGAGCGCCGGACCAAGCACGGCGGCGCCGTCGTGGGGCTCTTCAAGATGTTCAAGCTGGTGCCGATGCTCACCACCAGCACCGGGTGCAAGATGGCCGCGCTGCTCGGGCggcacagcggcggcggcggcagggcccTCCTCGCCGACCACGCGCCGGCGGTGACGCTCTTCGGGCACCGCCGCGGCCGGCTGAGCCTGACCATCCACGAGGACACGCGGGCGCCGCCGGCGTTCCTCATCGAGCTGCCCATGCTGGCGGCCGCGCTGCACCGGGAGATGGCCACGGGGACCGTGAAGCTGGCGCTGGAGAGCGATACCCGCAGCGCGCGCCGGCGGCTCCTGGAGGAGTACGTGTGGGCCGTCTACTGCAACGGACGCAAGGCAGGGTACGCCATCCGCCGCAAGGACCCGTCCGACGACGAGCGGCACGTGCTGCGCCTGCTGCGCGGCGTCTCCATGGGCGCCGgggtgctgccgccgccgcccgccgacggCTCCCACGGCCCCGACGGCGAGCTCACCTACATGCGCGCCCGCGTCGAGCGCGTCGTCGGGTCCAAGGACTCCGAGGCCTTCTACATGATCAACCCGGACGACGACAACCGGGGTGGCGATGGCGCCGCGGAGCTCAGTATTTTCCTTGTGAGGAAGAAGTAAAGAAAATCTAACTACTACGAATACCTCTTGTGGATAGATATGATACGAGCATAAGCATATACTAGTAGTAATATTTTTGTGTGAAGAGATAGATGAATATATTATGGGCTATCGATTCAATTCAAATTGTGTCACCTTTGCTATATagtagaaaaaataaagaaaaacgaAAACCAATTGTGTCATCCGAGTAAAATATGCGTGGGGCGGTGTGTTACACAAATGTTTACCAACAATGTGGATGTATTACTgcgtcatactccctccgtttgaaaaATCTTGTCCCAAGCTTGTTCCTCAAATAAATATATCAagcactaacttgatgctagatacattcattgAGGAGataagttttttcggacggaggaacTATGTGGTAAGTAATCAGAATAATTAAAAAAAAGTAGTGTGGATGTATTCGTGGTATGGCAAAAGACCTATCTTGTTTGTTTCAAAGATGAGCTCGGTTAGCTAGCGTCTTGCGAATTTCAACGTGCTAAACACTATTGCATGCCATAAATTGTGATGGGACAAATACATACTATACCCTAATAATGGCAGATCTTGACACAAGGGGCCTGGTTTTGAGTGCTTCGTTTGTAGTCCATTTTGATCATAACACTAGTGTGGCCCCAATTTTGGATACATTAGTGAAGAATTTCATTTTGAGACAACATAGATTAGAAGAAATAgtacccccaccccccacccccaccccccattTGAACGTTGTCAAGGTCCAACGCTGAATAAAGTCAACCACGGTACCGGGGCTCCAAGCCTCAACCTTGATCGCCTTTTTGATCTTGCATCGAGATCCACGATAAGTAAAGAGTCAACCTTGTTTGTCAATTTGTTGAAATAAATGATGGATTATTTCATGATGTTTGCCAGCTTTCGCTTCTTCCCCAAGAAAAGCTTGATCTTGTTTGCTGCAGTGTTTATTCCCTCGGGTCTGCATACATAAAGTATTTGTCGGATTAcgagttccgcaaacccttgaaaggttcgaactttggggtgcgtgcggagatctcaacctacccagcctgcctactcgcgatccttctaagcctagcgcgacaagcTCGAAAAGACAAAGAGACacggcagtttatcctggttcgagcCACTTTgcgggtgtaataccctactccagcgttttggtggattgcatCGAGGGGCTGAGAATGAACTAGTACAggggatgaactggcctcaggaggtgaggtgttcttgagctcaagagagctggtgaggtggtcgggtgagaatggatccgatcCGTTCGTCCCCTTCTATGgttgtggctaagtcctatttatagtggccttagtCCTCTTTCCAAACGTAGGCGGAAAGGGATCCcgcaacggcgggatttgaaaggggaaaagtagtacaacttatcctgacaaaagtggtattTGCCAGCGAAAAGCCCCTAGTCGttacgctgcggtgggctcggtgatgacctccatcccgctGTCCTGGtggtctcggtcttgttgcaccagaatggaaacctatggctgattcctcgggactccgcgtctgtggcttgcctcccatgcaccgaagaggaaactggcgctgtgtgcccgctggcgcctgataacccacaagtataggggatcgcaacagttttcgagggtagagtattcaacccaaatttattgattcgacacaaggggagccaaagaatattctcaagtattaccagctgagttgtcaattcaaccacacctggaaacttagtatctgcagcaaagtgtttagtagcaaagtaatatggtagtggtggtaacggtaacagaagtaaagacagcaaaagtaatgtttttggtatttttgtagtgattgtaacagtagcaacgaaaaagtaaataagtaaGAACCAGTAtaaggaaaactcgtaggcaccggatcagtgatggataattatgccggatgtggttcgtcatgtaacagtcataacatagggtgacacagaactagctccagttcatcaatgtaatgtaggcatgtattccgaatatagtcatacg is a genomic window containing:
- the LOC123094523 gene encoding protein MIZU-KUSSEI 1-like — protein: MPSLIDGPGSLRSLLRPVSDERRTKHGGAVVGLFKMFKLVPMLTTSTGCKMAALLGRHSGGGGRALLADHAPAVTLFGHRRGRLSLTIHEDTRAPPAFLIELPMLAAALHREMATGTVKLALESDTRSARRRLLEEYVWAVYCNGRKAGYAIRRKDPSDDERHVLRLLRGVSMGAGVLPPPPADGSHGPDGELTYMRARVERVVGSKDSEAFYMINPDDDNRGGDGAAELSIFLVRKK